The Anopheles gambiae chromosome 2, idAnoGambNW_F1_1, whole genome shotgun sequence genomic sequence GCAGAGCCGGCTCAAGCAGCGGTTCGAGGCGGAACGGAAGCGGACGCGCGTCATCCGAACGGAGGAGTACATCCCGACGCAGGAGGAGCTGCTGGAGGAGGCGGAAATTACCGAGCGGGAAAATATTAAATCTTTGGGTAGGTTCAAAGAGCGAGTTTTCCGGTtcattttttgtataaaactCTAAGCCTGGTGGcatgctatttttagaacgcTTCCGAAGGATGGAGCTAGAAAAGCAGAAAATTAGACCGACGAAAAAGAAGTTCACCGGACCGACGATTCGCTACTTCTCCACCGCCATGCCCATCATCGAGGAGGTGTACGATAGCAACACCGAGGTGGACCCACTCAGCATAAGCGACCCGAAGGAGGCGGAGGATACGAACGACAAAACGTAAGCTAGTTGGATCATCCCATcccaaaaaatcacaaaataatCCCGTTTTGCTCCCCCGCTGCAGCGCGAGAGAAAAGACTGTAAAACGAAGCAGAAGCAAGAAAACCACCCTGATGGAGGTAACCGGCCAGTACGAGCGCACGTTCATCACGTTCGAGAACGACATCGACAACAAGCTGTTCGAGTCGTACTTCCCCACGCCGGACGCGGCCCGCAAGCACCGGCAGATCTGTGCCGTCACGCGGCTACCGGCCCGCTACTACGACCCGATCACGCAGCTACCCTACCGCAACATGCAGGCGTTTAAAATCCTGCGCGAAGCGTACTACCAGCAGCTAGAGGAGCGCGGCAACACGGACAATCCGGACGTGGCGCGATGGTTGGAGTGGCGCAAAAAGATCAAGGAGTATCGGATGACCGCAATGAAGAAGCTGCAGCCTCCGAAACCTCCGacgacggtggcggcggcagcggcaacgACGGCGGTAAGTGCAACCGGGAGTGTGGGAAAATGAATCttctttccttgtttttttttttattttagagataatttttaaaaacgaaaaacacccGATGCGATAGTATAATAAAGTGGCTGTAACGAGAGAGAAACTGTACGCTTCACATTCACTAAGCTAAATtggcaatttatttgtttaaatatgtgtgtgtgcggtgtgttCCCCATTTTTCCAGGGGGCCTTTTGCGCCACTTACGATCGACGATATTAAAAAGCCACAcaaaaccgaaaaacaaaacacacaatgcAACTATCACATTCACATCAGACTATCTCCTTTTGCCTAGGGtgctggctggttggctggcgTTCACTCTCTAGTGCGAATGGAGGGAGGGGTGAAACACCCACTCTGTCTACCCTCCACGAACCCTAGCCCTAGCCCTATCTCAACACTATCTATCTATTAATCAACGACACATCAACGGCAACAAGTTACACACAGGATAGGCGGTGTTTATATTGGTTGTTTTTGCTAGACAAAAGTGCTGCATGGGCTGTGTGCTGAATGCAGCTGCCCTTTTGGCGGCTTTAGCATTAAAATGCGCAAATATGtttctatgttttttaaatatggtATCATCATAGAGTCGGTCTGTGACAATCCTTTCCAAAGTTgatagtttgtttttacttttcatcaacagcGCTAATAATACAATTCTTTTGGTTATGGCACATCTAAAACACATCTTCCTCCATCATGGCATTTTAAAACACGGTAATCATATAATGTGTAACACTTGTCCATTTGGTATATATagtaatatatataaaaaaaacaacacgaaaaTCATTTCCCCATTATTCTACCCACAAAGTTAACTATTTGCTTCTGTTCTATTCCGGTGGCTGGGTGTAGTAGCTAGCTAGCTGCTAATCGATGTATGATTTccttttatttcttgttttgGACTAAAAACTGGTGCCGTCTGGTGCAGTTTGAAAAGTCGTTTagatggatttgttttttttctgttctatTAAAACGCTCTATTTTCAATGCAACAACACATCAACTGGAGCGAGCGCGGGAGAGTTTGGAcctagccaaaaaaaaagaatggtAATAAATCATCCACAGAGAAAACAAGGTTTTCCCGTTTTGGACGGAAACCGAGACACACGGTTCAAATCAACAACAGCGTATGCGTAACAATTAACAGTAATTTCTAAACATTTGTTTGTAACATTGAGGAAAAATACTTATCAAACCAATATTTAGTCAAAACTCTCCAGTGATGTCCGctatttatctctctctctctctctctctcattgtTTCAAGTGTTCCTGCtgaattgattgtttttggtTCGGTTTATCTATTGCCTTTCTTCCGGTTGTCACTAACTCACTCCACAAAAAACTGCTACTATCTActgtaaaaacaaacaaaccaacaaccaCCAAAGACTTCATTACTACCAACCACAATTAACGGACAACAGATAGCGGCTAACACGTGCTCACCAACATCAACTCTAAGTATAACACACCCACCCTAAGATTTGTATATGTATAAATCTCGTACCTTGTACAAAATAACgcacgaaaaaacaaacctatCAAACTTGTTGTTACATCGGAGGTGTTTCAATCTTATCATCGGAACAACATCTTCAGCCGGCGAGTCGAGTGTGTACTAAAAAAACCCTCCTGTGTACTGGCCTCCGTACACCACTCAATGCTCCATCGATGCTCTATCGGGTGGGATGTTATGGTATGATGGCAAACGGAGGGAAGTACCATTGGCTCTATCTATTTCCGTTACTATTGGTTATGTGTGTTGTTAGTTTCGTTAAAATCTAACCCTCGCTCGTCCCTATAAAAACCCGGCGGAAATCCAGCACCGGTTCTAAAATGTAACTAAGTAAAACCTTCGTTCGTTCCTCATTCGCTCTATAGTCGCGCCAAATGGCGCGATGGTGGACaaggttctttttttgctattttatcATGTCGGTTATCGTTCGTTTTCGCATTTTGCAGTTGTTTAAAATACTGATTGAGTGTGtactactgtgtgtgtgtgtgtgtaacactTCTCTAAACATCTGGCTATCAAcatgaaatatgtttttcGTTACACTACACTAACCACTTAGTCAGGCGTTTTTAATACTGAATACAATACTTCCGGCGACATCCATACACTAAACAACGACGCTTTtacacaaacgcacgcacacacatttgttctctttttcctacttttacTAACATTTCCTACACCACAAAAATCCAGTGTTCCAGTGTGTCCAAATtcttcaaacaaacaacgctTTTCTcccaaaactacaaaaaacgTTAACGTCGTGTCATTGAACGGTGTGGCGTTGTTCTAAGTGGACAGACGCCTACCGCTACTAACCCTATTTGGACGTACACTTTCGTCGCACAAAATGTGTCGTGTTGTAAGTAGTAGTATTGGTGGAGTCTGTAAGTGCATTGATTATTAAAAAGTTATTCGTTTCACTTTGTTAACGCTTGTGTGTTCATCAATCAATCTCTGTCCACTATTCGGTGTGTCGCCACTTACTCCTCTGCTTGGCTGGATAAAATTCCGAAGATATCGATCGTTAAGTAGAGAGTGAAAGAGTGCCCATagtaaaaccaaaacaattgGGCTGTCCACATCAAATGACAGGGTCCACATCCCTCGTACTTTTGTGGTGGGCTCAAAATGGGGTTGACGAATCACTTAAATCAGTGTATCTTCGTCCTGTGTTTcgaacagcatcagcagcgaatGCTGGGACGAGGAGCGACCTCCCATCGCATTGCCGGAAAGGGAACCGTCCGGCGAGAGCAGCCCCGTCTGCAGGCTGTAATTGTCCCGGTAGCCGGACGTGGAAGACGTTTGCGATACCGAATCCCAGCTCAGATCGCCCAGCGTGGCGATCGCACGGTTCAGTGGCTCCACGTACGGCGGCTCATTAACGATCGGTGGCATTGCCGAAGGGGCACCACCACTGGCAGCGGCGGCCGGTAGGCCCGATCCTGGCACAACAGCAACTCCTGGCACTCCTCCCGCCCCCGGCGCCGTTGAACCACCGGCGCCAACCATCGCCAGCCCAGCGCCACCGGCAACGGTGGGAATGGCGTAGCTCGGTTCGCTGAAGTTGTTCGACCGCATGCCACGCCGATTGCGGAACGTTTTGCGGCTCTGGGCTCGTGACCGTTGCAGCCGGTGCTTGTTGTGGTTTTCGCCCGAACTGTCGTCCGCCAGGCTGTCGGGGGACAGGGGCGTGGTGGACGTTTCCCCAGACGACGTTTTAAACTCGACCGAGGAGACGAAGCGCAGTCGGGGTGGTTGCGTTTTGACGGACGCTTGCAGCGAGACGGAGTGGGATAGGTGGGGAATGCTACCACCGATGCCGGAACCTTCGCGACCTACTGGCGTTGCCGGCGGTTGCAGATCGACCGAGCCTGCGTCGGCCAGCGTGCAGGAGGTTAGCGTCAGGTCGGCACTTTGCGAGTCAGCAATCAGACCGCCGTCCCGGTTGTTGGTAGTGGTTGTGGTGGAGCTGGACAGAGACTCACCCTTCGGCGCTTGGAGTGTCTGCTGGGACAGGGTGTCGCTGGAGGTGCAGATACCGGTGCTGCTGCGGGCatcttgctgttgctgttgctgctgcagcgagcCGGGGAATCCGCCCGGCGGCTGGACACCGGTCAGCATCGATATCAGCGATGGGCGCTGCTGATGACGTACGGGCTGTTGCTCGGGTGCCGGTGGGATATTGGGAATGTCTCGCTTGGACGTTTCCGTGGACATGTCGCGATCTGTGGAAGGGAGGACCGAAAAAGCAGGTGAGACACATGTGGTCATCTGGATAATGGGGCAATCATACCATATCGTCTTGCTTCAAGCTCTTCCCGGAGCTCACGCAACTCCCGCGACAGTTCCAGCAGGATGGCACCGCGTGACTTAGTCCCTCCGATGGGTTGAGTGCCGCGCATTCGCTCACGTATCAGGAACTGCATGTGCCGCTCGTGATCTCCAATCGGTGGTTGTGAGATCTGAAAAGAAGCGAATGGCATGAAAGATAACTCCCAAAAAACGGGACCAGGAAGCTCCCACTACCTTATGCATAATGAACGGCATCAGCACGATGTACAGCGGAGTGCGCTGCGTGACGACAAACTCCAGGAAACTCCACAGCTCCGGCGCAGCCTCATTCCGGCGGCCCAGATCGCGCATTACCCGCGCAATCCGTGGCCACTCGTTGGACAGTCGCGTCTCGAAGCAGATGCAAAGTACACGCAGCGCCAAAAATGTGGCCTGATACAGGGAGCTGGAGATCTTCGACGGTCGCTTCGCATCTCTGCTGCCAGTGAACGTTAAGGAACCGGCCCGCAAGTCCGCCCCGGTACGGTTTGTCTGCATGCCCATCTGCGTGGTTCGTCCAGCGACGGGGCTCATGGCGTTCAGCACAGCCGTCACGAGGAACGAAATGTCCGACTGTTTCAGCTCTCCCACGTCAAAGATACCGCGCCCACTGCACACCTTCAGACAGAGCGGCATCAGCAGATGCATCAGGAAGTTTTCCGCCTTCTCCTGCGACGGGAAATCGGCACTTCCGCCACAGATTTGCTCCAACCCGTGGGAGATGGAATCGATCGGGCTGACCACCTGCAGCGCGACCAGCCGCACCACGTTGGAGCAGAAAAAGGCGGGCGGACTTTTGGACATCAGGGCGGCACCCGCACCGGACACACCTTCCGGGAAGTTGCCCGGCTCGTTCACGATCAGGTTCTGCACGTTCGTGAGCAGGGCCTTCATTTCGCGCCAGTGCAGTATGTGCGGGTAGCGGATGATGGCTTCCGATACGCCCTTCAACAAACCGGCCGCTGCCTCCCAGTTGGTGTTCCGCCGGACAGACGACTTTTTCGAGATCTTCAGAAACACCTTGTCGAGCCGGCGCAGGATGGTTACGAGCGTCGGCTTCATGCCGTGATCGTCGGCCCACTCGGCACGCGGGAAGATGCACTGCATGTACCGCTGCAGGCCCCGGCAGGCCATCGACTCACGGTCGTACGGGGACACTTTCAGCAGGGAGTGGGCAATCTCTGCCAGCCGGACGTGACACTTGACGTCGAGCAGTTCCATCGGTTTCGGTTCGCCCTGCTTGCGCGCCAGCTCGGCTAGCCGGGTCGAGGCCTGGATGATAAACTCCCCAACCACCGAGAGCAGCACATCGCGCGGACGGCGGTATTCGCGGATCGTTTCCGAATCATCGACCGATTCGTTCAGCATCTTCGAGCGGCCTATGTCGCTGACGTACTTGGCGTGTGACTCGTCGTCATAATCGAGCCCTGGCGAGCAGGGCGGACCGCGGGAACAGTTGCGCTGGCTGGATCCTTTATGCTCCGGGCTGTTACGGAACGGTCCATTGTAGCTCCTGAAGAGTGAAGAGCGAGGATTAATATCAAGAAGCTTAAGCAAGCTGTAAGATACATACTTGGACAAACCTTCACAGTTGTGCACCATGGTGCGAATCGTTACGGCCAGCTGCAGTATGATATCCCGTTCGCACTTTCCCTCCAGCGGGATGTAGGACGAGGATTGGATCTGCTGCATGTAGCATGGCAAAATGGCTTCCAAAATGATCTGCAAATGATCGGTGGTAAGGTGGGTAAGGCGATGGCTTATAAGTAGTGTTGTAATTCATAAATCTTTTTtgaaagattcattcataaaaatcTTCAGTGATGGGTGATTTGAATCCCGATAGATTGATGaatcttttcattttcagcttTACATTATCCATTACACGTGTAGATGCAACCTTCAGACGAATGGACCCGCTTAATTATGAATATTTGGAGATTCATGGACCTTTAGGGAACCATGAGCatttaaatattcatgaatcttcagaACCTCATAAATCTTCAGATTCCTGAATCTCAAGGCATGAGTTTCACATTCATAGAAAGACTTTGAAGATTAATTCTGATTTATGATTATGAATCAGTGGTACCCATCCCTAGTTACTAATGAATTTCCCCTAGTCCCCTTAACGCATCTTCACTTACCAGCATCTGATATCCCCGGGTACTCTCCGCCGAATATGAAACAACCATCACGCAAAGCGTAATGCAATCCAGCACCGTCACCATCTCGTCCTCATCGTGGTAGCAAAAATCGATCGCTTTCAGTGGTTTCGGCTCTTTCACCAACTCCGCTATGTTCAGTGGATCCGGCGATGGCGTCTCCAGACTGAGCAGCAAATTGAACAAACAGCTCGACTGCACCTTGTGCGCCTCGCCGTACGTCCCATTCTCATCCGTATCGAGAATGGCCGACACCGAGCCGAACATTTGCAGTATAAAAGGCTTCCGGTTGAGCAGATAGAACTGCTTCACCGCATACTCGATCGTGGTGGTGACCAGCTTGTTCGTTTGGTGCAGCGAGTACACCTGCAGCATCGCCGGCATGATCATGAAGTATCCGTTGGTGGAGAAAATGTTCTTAAAGTTGGACGCCGCGTTAATGAACGTGGCCGTCACGTAGCGCATGATGCACGAGTCTTCCGAGTGGAGCAATGCCGCCCCGGACAGCACGTTCAGGAAGAGCTGAATGTCGGCGGAGTAGGCAAAGTTGCCGGCCATCGCTTCGAACATGCGCGCTATCAACCGTACCCACATGAACTTGTGCAGCACGTCCAGCCCGAGCAGCTCCTTGCCCAGCTCGCCGCCCTGGTGCAGATCGAGATCCACCTCCAGCGCTTTGCGCGGAAAGGAGGGCAGCTTCATGAGCTCTTCGTGCAGGAACACGACCCGCTGGACGACCATGTCCACGTTCTTCAGGATGGCCCAGGTCAGGTGGACCTTACCGATCTCGACAAACTTCTTGCACAGCTCCTGGCGCTGGAGCGCATTGAACGACTCCTCCGGTTTCATCTCCACCAGCCGCAGCTGGGGGTACTGGGAGCGCTTGAAGAAGTACAAATCGCGCACGTACCAGTTGGGGTTCAGTATCTGGTGGCTCTTGTAGTCGACCAGCACGTGCTGGGCGTGCTTTTTCTCGTCGATGCCGAAGAAATCGAGCGACTCGCTGAGCAGCTGCGAGAACTGCGTGTCTTCCTGCACCGGGAACTGGGACGGTATGCCGCCCTCATCTGTGGGAACAGAGGCAAGCCGATGGAGGATGAAGGGTAAAGATAACCTTTTATTGTGGATGGAGTGTCCTACCTTCTGGTCCATGTACGATGATTTTCTTCGCCGAAGGAACGTTGGCTGTCAGCAGGATCGATGCATCACACTGCTCTTTGCGCAGGATCTGCTTCAAATCCTTAAACATAATGCCGTGCACACTGTGCACGACCATCCACAGCACCGACAATGCAGATCCTACCAGCTAGAAAGCAAATGTTTGTATTTAGTGTGTTTCTTCGTTCAAAAAAATCCCCCTGAAACACTTACCTGCTGGCTGCATTCATGCGTCGAGCGTACGTAAAACATCACGTACCCGATGATGTAGTTATACAGGGCGAACGCTGCCTGCTGGGGCAAGCGCGGCACGAACCGTATCAGGTGCCGCAGCAGCTTAAACATCTGATCCTGATGATCGCGCGTCAACCGCTCGAGCACGTAGCGCAGAAACAGCGCCGAATCCTCTACCAAACAGATCCAGATGACCTGGTACGCCACCTCGTACACGGCGCAACCGTCCGAGTTGACTGCAGCATCATCCAAGCAGGCCACGATCTGCATCACGGACGAACACAGACAGGAGGGGAAGAGAGAATGGGCCGCGTGCATGTGAATGGCCGAACGGGTAccgtcctcttcctcctcgaCGTGATCTTCCGCTGGACCATGATCGAGACCCGGCTCGTGCGCAGCCTGCTGCGTGATGGGAATCGTGGTGATCAAGAAACTTTGACGCTCCGAGCGTTGCTTGTCCTCCTGCTGCAGCATAGCGTGGCGTATTGCTTCCGTTTGCTGCTTCTTGCGCGTTTTGGTCGCTGTTACCAACGAACGCTACATTGGAAAGGAATGGAGGATCATGAAGATGTTCCACTTCTAAACAGACAGTTTTCGTTTACTTACGTGCCGCTCCTGGTTCAGTGTAACCTCCATGTCCTTGTTCTGCTGACGAGGCATCCAGGGCGGATCAACAACGGGCAGACTTTCGATGCCGATCTTAGGTGACGGCAGCGTAAACTCGATACCGGGCGGTGGCACCTTGAATGAGAGGTGTGCGCCCTCCTCCATACGTGGCCACACCTGGAAGCGGTTCTTCCACAGCACCTGGTAGCGCAGAATCGCCTGAATGCGAGTGTTGGGACACTTGTTCTTGAGCGATCGCTGCATAATGTCGGTGGCAGTGTTGGGCGCCTTCACCGAGGCCAGTATGAAGAGGGCGGCGGAAGCTGCCGACACTTCCTGATCGGTTTCGAGCAGCAGCTCCCAGGCAATCGGAATGACCTCCACGAACTGTTCCTCGGTCAGCACGGCCGCACCCTTGACGAGCGAAGCGATGGGAGCGTGAAAAACATCCCGAACCTGATTTTTGATGTACTTCAGCACCGGTGGATCCTCCTGGTGATGTTTCGGCTCGTGGATGAACGTGGAGTACTGGGAGGTGTTTGGTTCGGACTCGTCTTGCAGTATGATTCTATATTTTGAAAAGAtaagagagagtgtgtgttagATGGGAGGTAAGACAGGGAGTTTTGTGGAGCATCAAACCTACCTATCACGCTTCGTTACGCTGTCCTTGCGCTTGGAGGGTGAAGTTTGGGACGAACTTTGGTCCGACACTTTGCGGCCCTGCTTGGACCGTTCGCGACGTGTTGTTCCCTTGGCGGACTCGCTTGGCTGGGCGTAGGTAACCGGTGTGACACCAAACTCGTCGCCATAGATCTGCaaaaagtaatgaaaacaCACGTTCAATAGAGTGTACAGGGAGTTTCCACAAAAGTGAGAATGCTAAAAAAGTTTCTCAGAGCTGCCTCCTGTGAGGATTGAACTCACGACCGCTGGTTTACGAGACCAGCGCTCTACCACTGAGCTAAAGAGGCCCGATGAGAGAGGCACACTCATTACGCTATATAAACACAGCTACGTGAGCGCATGCGTCATTCACGCTTGCATGCTTTCTGGTCTGTTTCTGATTCTTCCCCTGCGCTTTGTTTACAGCGGTACCCGACCACTGTAAACATTTCGGCAAATATAGGAAAGAGAAGGGGAAAAACAACCACATTGGGATTGCGGTggacaaaacatttaaaaaaaatataaaatgcacTTCTTatgctaaaaataaatttgtaacTTTAcgaaaacactttttacatgCAAAATATGCATAGCAGtagattgttttaaaataaaaataaattaccttGCGAATTGCTCGGATCAGCTTGGTTGCAGCACGCATATGCCGTCGGTAGCAGTACGGGTGGCAAAAGTTCTGATGGTCGCAGTAATAGTTGAACGAGCCGAGGAAGTTCGACACCGACTTTAGCCACGGCAAGTTCTTGGTCGTTTCATCCGAATCGTTTGAATCGCATGGAGACTCCGGCGGTTGATCGTCACTGTGGAGAGTGTGTGAAATACATCACAGTAAATTGCTTTACATTGCCCCAAGTAAAAAGATGACAAATGGCTCAACCCACCTCAGAATGCCTGGCGACTCTTCTCCACCACTGATTTGTCCCGGTTCGGAGTTGTCGCTTCTGTCGGAGAGTGAAGACACCTTGCGTTTCGATTGTATGGAGTCAGTACGTCTTACCGGGTctagaaaaaaggggaagaaaatGAACAATTATCATCCCAAACCATACCAAACCCTGCCACTGTAATTCTTACATTCATTCTCCACTTCCTTCAGATCTTTGGCACCGCGGC encodes the following:
- the LOC1281602 gene encoding protein unc-80 homolog isoform X2, which encodes MANASSTNPIDEGLQDLGVPVPVQTFLWQQIAPFIRPKLGKLHEASCMFCQHAPGHHELKEACKSFEKVLVQNIQFGLSPSLTSALESIPRWRIVQAALPHVIHCAGALMHNRVKDLQALGSAETKILYTLHWILLFAAEECADADTDKDNTTNNYLFSIPTISLFVFLFAPIAHMLKESDFQNFRLENGLKMWQGMWEYRAPNAPCFTAPVKPKARNLLSSVSTTPSPEVFSPKKMENIESPPSIYSGIIKHDDELSFVSSPKDSVFPETIPEEASSVEEERVVIFRLPMDGGVPDPSYYTADASLLHHGAKFNKPAHQTPTSSGIGSRTHPLYQPDHRAEPTSFDFDRIDTYSQKDSKPKTSSSTERESFDTDPKLSQGHKCDVVAATFLDVAVLRCLFISHWQEEGVYWSLHYLYNRLRDISEETSALPSHPRRRSNSLPIPQIEISLYQGPTSSRDSPSIGSANKDYIEIPDPPIPALLADAPYYVSKLPSDESSLGPLSERKGSEKKRRVKMADLRTLIETRILSKSDRGLEKIGLDANTNGKRLQQMECHRSLDTGERQLSRSASMISRAPSTNLVKGKSMPSLRCHRNIEPPPKVIRNVQSTVPSRQSSTTPKYPIITVTEHTPTPSPDYMKRQGSIDSQLDALSAGGSTGMFKSQMLRSHTDSHIGYTCISDETEAPGSCFYITKEGTIDYEVVLLAVHCVFKRDSSVCTLRVLEAGLNICEILLDLGVLKFGDHAHSLAIGIVKRAFMHLGCPHGCNDANRGPPAEVLRTTCNSILSRLLRQNGKILKANLRAFIKESPMHEITDFFHAYLGFCVDPSSLLSPLNHKRSSGIKSFNADFGGISGGQGGYATNFGSGLTGGTESQLIGAIFKTLATRLVQSLKELKSQDNLSLYCDVRQLITYVKGAHGGPFRVVALSGILAVTPRPHKQAPNMQTTRVIRHLPTNDIQLIQQDEKAQRKLLFKKKSTSSTCVIVPFLLQLLETEGFEEPSRASQSPLSNLRRKGPQVRPTLTPRHSERALLSDSTSSSERNSVGRLTGIVRWFRRSKDRESVDLESGILAASGSDSMANFMRKGSLNFQTRNRATEGIGRSIQKAKRRLNRLGLGKGKKKTGGTEDVGGSYFSRRSSLDVSDGPRESEVVVLKERRLIPITPVREGMARFALLLEVCAPGSVPDPALITALLDLPQAPIVARAAFLIECAHFVHLCNRGQWPSWMKQNLPTFRPSGPAMGPRTAMAAGTRRAHVLQRSAGKMFHQWGEALGARLNEMVNNDKLTSEQMAATLSDPEKQKQLLQQDEEEDFLDETSVNPHGNDCPPALKLIACVLLLEITAFLRETYQTLPKASRLSTKEKHTPWDKVCRGETNRRWSMALSSMGGHSQTSAQSLQSIAGQTERKISFVLQEPDNESENSSNTTLTIQGEENVQQGQKRTLATSRNFLLRRGTSATPAGGSFKRRSLKLRRGAKDLKEVENEYPVRRTDSIQSKRKVSSLSDRSDNSEPGQISGGEESPGILSDDQPPESPCDSNDSDETTKNLPWLKSVSNFLGSFNYYCDHQNFCHPYCYRRHMRAATKLIRAIRKIYGDEFGVTPVTYAQPSESAKGTTRRERSKQGRKVSDQSSSQTSPSKRKDSVTKRDRIILQDESEPNTSQYSTFIHEPKHHQEDPPVLKYIKNQVRDVFHAPIASLVKGAAVLTEEQFVEVIPIAWELLLETDQEVSAASAALFILASVKAPNTATDIMQRSLKNKCPNTRIQAILRYQVLWKNRFQVWPRMEEGAHLSFKVPPPGIEFTLPSPKIGIESLPVVDPPWMPRQQNKDMEVTLNQERHRSLVTATKTRKKQQTEAIRHAMLQQEDKQRSERQSFLITTIPITQQAAHEPGLDHGPAEDHVEEEEDGTRSAIHMHAAHSLFPSCLCSSVMQIVACLDDAAVNSDGCAVYEVAYQVIWICLVEDSALFLRYVLERLTRDHQDQMFKLLRHLIRFVPRLPQQAAFALYNYIIGYVMFYVRSTHECSQQLVGSALSVLWMVVHSVHGIMFKDLKQILRKEQCDASILLTANVPSAKKIIVHGPEDEGGIPSQFPVQEDTQFSQLLSESLDFFGIDEKKHAQHVLVDYKSHQILNPNWYVRDLYFFKRSQYPQLRLVEMKPEESFNALQRQELCKKFVEIGKVHLTWAILKNVDMVVQRVVFLHEELMKLPSFPRKALEVDLDLHQGGELGKELLGLDVLHKFMWVRLIARMFEAMAGNFAYSADIQLFLNVLSGAALLHSEDSCIMRYVTATFINAASNFKNIFSTNGYFMIMPAMLQVYSLHQTNKLVTTTIEYAVKQFYLLNRKPFILQMFGSVSAILDTDENGTYGEAHKVQSSCLFNLLLSLETPSPDPLNIAELVKEPKPLKAIDFCYHDEDEMVTVLDCITLCVMVVSYSAESTRGYQMLIILEAILPCYMQQIQSSSYIPLEGKCERDIILQLAVTIRTMVHNCEGLSKSYNGPFRNSPEHKGSSQRNCSRGPPCSPGLDYDDESHAKYVSDIGRSKMLNESVDDSETIREYRRPRDVLLSVVGEFIIQASTRLAELARKQGEPKPMELLDVKCHVRLAEIAHSLLKVSPYDRESMACRGLQRYMQCIFPRAEWADDHGMKPTLVTILRRLDKVFLKISKKSSVRRNTNWEAAAGLLKGVSEAIIRYPHILHWREMKALLTNVQNLIVNEPGNFPEGVSGAGAALMSKSPPAFFCSNVVRLVALQVVSPIDSISHGLEQICGGSADFPSQEKAENFLMHLLMPLCLKVCSGRGIFDVGELKQSDISFLVTAVLNAMSPVAGRTTQMGMQTNRTGADLRAGSLTFTGSRDAKRPSKISSSLYQATFLALRVLCICFETRLSNEWPRIARVMRDLGRRNEAAPELWSFLEFVVTQRTPLYIVLMPFIMHKISQPPIGDHERHMQFLIRERMRGTQPIGGTKSRGAILLELSRELRELREELEARRYDRDMSTETSKRDIPNIPPAPEQQPVRHQQRPSLISMLTGVQPPGGFPGSLQQQQQQQDARSSTGICTSSDTLSQQTLQAPKGESLSSSTTTTTNNRDGGLIADSQSADLTLTSCTLADAGSVDLQPPATPVGREGSGIGGSIPHLSHSVSLQASVKTQPPRLRFVSSVEFKTSSGETSTTPLSPDSLADDSSGENHNKHRLQRSRAQSRKTFRNRRGMRSNNFSEPSYAIPTVAGGAGLAMVGAGGSTAPGAGGVPGVAVVPGSGLPAAAASGGAPSAMPPIVNEPPYVEPLNRAIATLGDLSWDSVSQTSSTSGYRDNYSLQTGLLSPDGSLSGNAMGGRSSSQHSLLMLFETQDEDTLI